In bacterium, a single genomic region encodes these proteins:
- the ribF gene encoding riboflavin biosynthesis protein RibF gives MEVWKDDGSRQFPSDSGTALTVGTFDGVHRGHVHILEELVRVSREGGLRSVVVTFDPHPRHVLQPAVEFGLLTGEAAKTRLIGALGVDYLAVTRFDLALSQLPPERFVVDHLLERFRMRTLVVGYDHAFGKDRAGGQQMLSEMSDRLGFSLVRVPPVLHEGRPISSSRVRRALEEGRMAEAEHLLGRFYSFSGRVVHGAGRGRKLGHPTANLVPLFERKQLFPSGVYAARVSLDGRWVQGALYWGPRPTFNEDEPGLELNLYEFEADLYDRVLEVEVVERIRPIRSFPDSDELIRQMDRDDTAVRRVLEGI, from the coding sequence ATGGAAGTGTGGAAAGATGACGGCTCCCGGCAGTTCCCATCGGATTCCGGCACGGCGTTGACCGTGGGGACGTTCGACGGGGTGCACCGGGGGCATGTGCATATACTGGAAGAGCTGGTCCGGGTGTCACGCGAGGGCGGTCTGCGCTCGGTGGTGGTCACTTTCGATCCGCACCCCAGGCATGTGCTTCAGCCGGCCGTGGAGTTCGGCCTGCTCACCGGCGAGGCGGCCAAGACCCGTCTGATCGGCGCGCTGGGTGTGGACTATCTGGCCGTGACCCGTTTCGACCTGGCGCTGTCGCAGCTCCCGCCGGAGCGGTTCGTGGTCGATCACCTGCTCGAACGCTTCCGGATGCGCACCCTGGTCGTGGGCTATGACCACGCTTTCGGCAAGGATCGCGCCGGGGGGCAGCAGATGCTGTCCGAGATGTCGGACCGCCTGGGGTTCTCTCTGGTGCGGGTGCCGCCCGTGCTGCACGAGGGCCGGCCGATCTCAAGCTCGCGGGTGCGCCGGGCGCTGGAAGAGGGCCGCATGGCCGAGGCCGAGCACCTGCTCGGACGGTTCTACTCGTTCAGCGGGCGCGTGGTGCACGGCGCCGGTCGGGGACGCAAGCTGGGACACCCCACGGCCAACCTGGTCCCGCTGTTTGAGCGCAAGCAGCTTTTCCCGTCCGGTGTCTACGCCGCGCGGGTCAGTCTGGACGGGCGTTGGGTGCAGGGAGCGCTGTACTGGGGGCCGCGGCCGACTTTCAACGAGGATGAGCCGGGCTTGGAGCTGAACCTGTACGAGTTCGAGGCCGACCTGTACGACCGGGTCCTGGAAGTGGAGGTGGTCGAGCGTATCCGCCCGATCCGGAGCTTCCCGGATTCCGATGAGTTGATCCGGCAGATGGACCGTGACGATACGGCGGTCAGGAGGGTGCTGGAAGGCATCTAA
- the rpsO gene encoding 30S ribosomal protein S15 — MSITAEVKAGLIEQYRKNEKDVGSASVQVAILTERIRNLTEHFKTHKKDHHSRRGLLKLVGQRKRLLEYLRRSSFNEYKELIGRLQLRK; from the coding sequence ATGAGCATCACAGCAGAAGTAAAGGCCGGGCTGATCGAGCAGTACCGCAAGAACGAGAAGGATGTCGGATCGGCCTCCGTGCAGGTGGCGATCCTGACCGAGCGCATCCGCAACCTGACCGAGCATTTCAAGACGCACAAGAAGGACCACCATTCGCGGCGGGGACTGCTGAAGCTGGTCGGCCAGCGCAAGCGCCTGCTCGAATACCTGCGCAGGAGCAGCTTCAATGAGTACAAAGAACTCATTGGACGGCTGCAGTTGCGCAAGTAA